One Phycisphaerae bacterium RAS2 DNA window includes the following coding sequences:
- the hflK gene encoding Modulator of FtsH protease HflK, translated as MPMLIFMGAAALFFLLILLSGFFTVEQQTHAIVERMGKFNRIARPGLNWRIPIFDRVAGRITHRVRELEVKVESKTKDDVFVDLLIAVQYFVNEVDEAIYAANYKLSNPAQQISSYVFDTVRALVPDMLVDNVFAEKEKIAVAVKERLDVVMDQFGFTILQALVNDIQPDQAVKSAMNQVNATARMREAAKNEAEAKKIRVIAEAEAEARAKELQGVGIARQRLAIARGLKDSVDACSEAGISPEEATKMVLLTQHYDTVAAVGGRSKATIMMIPYTPTGMTQVSDQIMQALMTTGEAQSGDSTTPQPPSTREARHHTPSLGGGTDFGA; from the coding sequence ATGCCAATGCTGATCTTTATGGGCGCCGCCGCCCTGTTCTTCTTGCTGATCCTCCTGAGCGGGTTTTTCACCGTGGAGCAGCAGACGCATGCGATCGTCGAGCGCATGGGCAAGTTCAATCGGATCGCGCGGCCGGGCCTGAACTGGCGGATTCCGATCTTTGATCGCGTGGCAGGGCGAATTACGCACCGTGTGCGCGAGCTGGAGGTCAAGGTTGAGTCGAAGACAAAGGACGACGTGTTTGTCGATCTGCTCATCGCCGTGCAGTATTTCGTGAACGAAGTGGACGAGGCGATCTACGCGGCCAACTACAAGTTGAGCAATCCGGCGCAGCAGATTAGTTCGTATGTGTTCGACACGGTTCGCGCCTTGGTGCCCGACATGCTGGTGGACAACGTCTTCGCGGAGAAGGAGAAGATCGCCGTCGCGGTGAAGGAGCGTCTGGATGTTGTGATGGACCAGTTCGGCTTCACCATTCTCCAGGCGCTGGTCAATGACATCCAGCCCGACCAGGCGGTCAAGTCCGCCATGAACCAAGTCAATGCGACGGCCCGCATGCGCGAGGCGGCGAAGAACGAGGCCGAGGCGAAAAAGATCCGCGTGATTGCCGAGGCCGAAGCCGAGGCTCGCGCGAAGGAACTGCAGGGCGTGGGCATCGCCCGGCAGCGGTTGGCGATCGCGCGCGGTTTGAAAGACTCGGTCGACGCGTGCAGCGAAGCGGGCATCAGCCCCGAGGAAGCGACCAAGATGGTGCTGCTGACCCAGCATTACGACACGGTCGCGGCGGTCGGGGGTCGCAGCAAGGCGACGATCATGATGATTCCTTACACGCCGACCGGCATGACGCAGGTCAGCGATCAGATCATGCAGGCGCTGATGACCACCGGCGAAGCGCAGAGCGGCGACAGCACAACGCCGCAACCCCCCTCGACCCGCGAGGCCAGGCATCACACGCCCAGCCTTGGAGGCGGCACGGACTTCGGAGCCTGA
- the sigE_3 gene encoding ECF RNA polymerase sigma factor SigE yields the protein MKLIWNRHDAEEIVQEAFRLAITNGLDAADPGSMPWLMRTVANLGLNHRRRRRLEPLDNHLEHDSNEQPADRILTAERLGALRDRIAELPSQQRLAITLRMLEELTYEEAARVMELSVAAVRTHVHLARKALAESLKEYRP from the coding sequence GTGAAGCTGATCTGGAATCGACACGACGCGGAGGAGATCGTGCAAGAAGCCTTCCGTCTCGCGATTACAAACGGGCTTGACGCGGCCGACCCGGGCTCGATGCCGTGGCTGATGCGAACCGTGGCGAATCTTGGATTGAACCACCGGCGGCGGCGGCGCCTTGAGCCGTTAGACAACCATCTCGAACACGACTCAAACGAGCAACCGGCGGACAGAATCCTGACGGCGGAGCGGCTTGGCGCCTTGCGCGACCGAATCGCGGAGTTGCCGAGCCAGCAGCGACTGGCGATCACGCTGCGCATGCTGGAAGAGCTTACGTATGAAGAAGCGGCACGCGTCATGGAGCTGTCCGTCGCAGCGGTGCGCACGCACGTTCATCTTGCAAGAAAGGCCCTTGCCGAATCGCTGAAGGAGTATCGTCCATGA
- a CDS encoding Bacterial type II/III secretion system short domain protein, with protein sequence MSSYFLALAIALSTSVPLIAQSQTSEPTQARDATNAAQTDPVVVNVANGNSHALARMLGEVFPGLLISALDDSPVLILRGMDQEVSQARALVEKVLQQNSRTGEAEIKVIPLKLSSAPNLSNQLRVVFAQSPVTIVPDASQNALVVRGPIGILDAVEAIIQQLDVAPPSAPAQNISLEFSFLTAGPDKPDAGLPLPDDLAEIGRELNRFGTIKLMGRLKTIATPNQRFEMEGMIAEKFNIRIKGRVNSCDASGAIAEIEAAAVHFRSVPADPSKLAQPPVGPIQSGVYNLQTTLKLTPNQDLAVGIAPAGAHVGSSLVLVVRASW encoded by the coding sequence ATGAGCAGTTATTTCCTGGCTTTGGCAATCGCATTGTCCACAAGCGTCCCGTTGATCGCGCAATCTCAAACATCCGAGCCGACACAGGCCCGCGACGCAACCAACGCTGCGCAGACGGACCCGGTTGTTGTCAACGTAGCAAACGGCAATTCCCACGCGCTGGCGCGAATGCTGGGGGAGGTCTTCCCCGGTTTGCTGATCAGCGCGCTGGACGACAGCCCTGTTCTGATCTTGCGCGGGATGGACCAAGAAGTAAGCCAGGCTCGCGCGCTGGTTGAAAAGGTCCTGCAGCAAAACAGCCGAACCGGCGAAGCCGAGATCAAGGTCATCCCGCTGAAACTCTCCAGCGCCCCCAATCTCTCCAACCAACTGCGCGTCGTGTTCGCGCAAAGTCCTGTCACGATCGTCCCCGACGCATCGCAGAATGCGCTGGTCGTCCGGGGACCGATCGGCATCCTCGATGCGGTAGAGGCCATCATCCAGCAGCTCGATGTCGCTCCGCCCAGCGCCCCGGCCCAGAACATCTCGCTTGAGTTTTCATTCCTGACGGCCGGCCCTGACAAACCCGACGCGGGCTTGCCGCTTCCCGATGATCTTGCGGAGATCGGGCGGGAACTCAATCGCTTTGGAACGATCAAGCTGATGGGGCGACTCAAGACGATCGCGACGCCCAATCAACGATTCGAAATGGAGGGGATGATCGCAGAGAAATTCAACATTCGTATCAAGGGCCGGGTCAATTCATGTGATGCCAGTGGGGCCATCGCGGAAATCGAAGCCGCGGCGGTTCACTTTCGGTCGGTTCCGGCTGATCCATCGAAACTCGCGCAACCGCCGGTGGGCCCCATTCAATCTGGTGTCTACAATCTTCAGACCACGTTGAAGCTCACGCCCAATCAGGACCTTGCCGTGGGAATCGCACCCGCCGGGGCGCACGTCGGCTCATCGCTTGTGCTGGTCGTCCGTGCGTCGTGGTGA